One stretch of Pelmatolapia mariae isolate MD_Pm_ZW linkage group LG3_W, Pm_UMD_F_2, whole genome shotgun sequence DNA includes these proteins:
- the LOC134624754 gene encoding zinc finger protein 234-like isoform X2 has translation MTSTQKDHHGARSQRSQEADKPHRRKGETTYRCDECGKSFTQAGHLKTHQLIHSGFKPYSCDLCGKSFTRAGDLKKHQLIHSGVKPYSCDLCGKSFNRAGDLKRHQVIHSGVKAYSCDLCGKCFALAHSLKTHQLIHSGFKAYSCELCGKSFTQAENLKAHQLIHSGVKPYSCDLCGKSFTRAGDLKTHQVIHSGVKPYSCDLCGKSFYGAKNLKAHQVIHSGVKPYSCDLCGKFFTWVGDLKKHQLIHSGVKPYNCDLCGKSFTLAHSLKNHQLIHSGIKASRCDLCGKSFSLAQSLKRHQLIHSGVKAYSCDLCGKSFTEAGGLKTHRLIHSGFKPYSCDLCGKSFTQAGSLKRHQLIHSGVKPYSCDLCGKAFAQSRKLQKHLVTHSGIKAYSCDFCGKTFSEKKYQNIHLRIHTGNDASCCDHCGKLFTTDAQLQQHMFTHTEERPYKCDLCEKSFKAPHHLKKHQQIHTRK, from the exons atgacttcaacacaaaag GACCATCATGGAGcaagaagtcagcgctctcaggaggccgacaaacctcacagaagaaagggagagacaACATACAgatgtgatgagtgtgggaagtcttttacccaggctggacacttaaaaacacaccaactcatccacagtggatttaaaccttacagctgtgacttgtgtggaaagtcttttacccgggctggagacttgaaaaaacaccaactcatccacagtggagttaaaccgtacagctgtgacttgtgtggaaagtcttttaaccgggctggagacttaaaaagacaccaagtcatccacagtggagttaaagcatacagctgtgacttgtgtggaaaatgTTTtgccctggctcacagcttaaAAAcccaccaactcatccacagtggatttaaagcgtacagctgtgagttgtgtggaaagtcttttacccaggctgaaaacttaaaagcacaccaactcatccacagtggagttaaaccgtacagctgtgacttgtgtggaaagtcttttacccgggctggagacttaaaaacacaccaagtcatccacagtggagttaaaccgtacagctgtgacttgtgtggaaagtctttttatGGGGCTAAAAACTTAAAAGCACAccaagtcatccacagtggagttaaaccgtacagctgtgacttgtgtggaaagtttTTTACCTGGGTtggagacttaaaaaaacaccaactcatccacagtggagttaaaccttacaactgtgacttgtgtggaaagtcttttaccctcgCTCACAGCTTAAAAAatcaccaactcatccacagtggaattAAAGCGTCCAggtgtgacttgtgtggaaagtctttttccctGGCTCaaagcttaaaaagacaccaactcatccacagtggagttaaagcgtacagctgtgacttgtgtggaaagtcttttaccgaggctggaggcttaaaaacacatcgactcatccacagtggatttaaaccttacagctgtgacttgtgtggaaagtcttttacccaggctggaagcttaaaaagacaccaactcatccacagtggagttaaaccttacagctgtgacttgtgtggtaAAGCCTTTGCTCAAAGTAGAAAGTTACAGaagcatctagttacccactctggaattaaggcgtacagctgcgacttttgtggaaaaactttcagtgaAAAAAAGTACCAAAATATTCACCTGCGGATTCACACTGGAAATGATGCTTCCTGCTGTGATCATTGTGGAAAACTGTTTACAACAGATGCACAATTACAAcaacacatgtttacccacactgaggagagaccttataaatgtgacctgtgtgagaagagtTTTAAAGCTCCACATCAcctgaaaaaacaccaacagatccacaccagaaagtaa
- the LOC134624754 gene encoding zinc finger protein 234-like isoform X1: MERVSDCSTTAFLSLPLFVSLSLQDHHGARSQRSQEADKPHRRKGETTYRCDECGKSFTQAGHLKTHQLIHSGFKPYSCDLCGKSFTRAGDLKKHQLIHSGVKPYSCDLCGKSFNRAGDLKRHQVIHSGVKAYSCDLCGKCFALAHSLKTHQLIHSGFKAYSCELCGKSFTQAENLKAHQLIHSGVKPYSCDLCGKSFTRAGDLKTHQVIHSGVKPYSCDLCGKSFYGAKNLKAHQVIHSGVKPYSCDLCGKFFTWVGDLKKHQLIHSGVKPYNCDLCGKSFTLAHSLKNHQLIHSGIKASRCDLCGKSFSLAQSLKRHQLIHSGVKAYSCDLCGKSFTEAGGLKTHRLIHSGFKPYSCDLCGKSFTQAGSLKRHQLIHSGVKPYSCDLCGKAFAQSRKLQKHLVTHSGIKAYSCDFCGKTFSEKKYQNIHLRIHTGNDASCCDHCGKLFTTDAQLQQHMFTHTEERPYKCDLCEKSFKAPHHLKKHQQIHTRK, encoded by the coding sequence ATGGAGAGAGTGTCAGattgttccacgactgcatttctctcactgcctctgtttgtatctctgtcacttcAGGACCATCATGGAGcaagaagtcagcgctctcaggaggccgacaaacctcacagaagaaagggagagacaACATACAgatgtgatgagtgtgggaagtcttttacccaggctggacacttaaaaacacaccaactcatccacagtggatttaaaccttacagctgtgacttgtgtggaaagtcttttacccgggctggagacttgaaaaaacaccaactcatccacagtggagttaaaccgtacagctgtgacttgtgtggaaagtcttttaaccgggctggagacttaaaaagacaccaagtcatccacagtggagttaaagcatacagctgtgacttgtgtggaaaatgTTTtgccctggctcacagcttaaAAAcccaccaactcatccacagtggatttaaagcgtacagctgtgagttgtgtggaaagtcttttacccaggctgaaaacttaaaagcacaccaactcatccacagtggagttaaaccgtacagctgtgacttgtgtggaaagtcttttacccgggctggagacttaaaaacacaccaagtcatccacagtggagttaaaccgtacagctgtgacttgtgtggaaagtctttttatGGGGCTAAAAACTTAAAAGCACAccaagtcatccacagtggagttaaaccgtacagctgtgacttgtgtggaaagtttTTTACCTGGGTtggagacttaaaaaaacaccaactcatccacagtggagttaaaccttacaactgtgacttgtgtggaaagtcttttaccctcgCTCACAGCTTAAAAAatcaccaactcatccacagtggaattAAAGCGTCCAggtgtgacttgtgtggaaagtctttttccctGGCTCaaagcttaaaaagacaccaactcatccacagtggagttaaagcgtacagctgtgacttgtgtggaaagtcttttaccgaggctggaggcttaaaaacacatcgactcatccacagtggatttaaaccttacagctgtgacttgtgtggaaagtcttttacccaggctggaagcttaaaaagacaccaactcatccacagtggagttaaaccttacagctgtgacttgtgtggtaAAGCCTTTGCTCAAAGTAGAAAGTTACAGaagcatctagttacccactctggaattaaggcgtacagctgcgacttttgtggaaaaactttcagtgaAAAAAAGTACCAAAATATTCACCTGCGGATTCACACTGGAAATGATGCTTCCTGCTGTGATCATTGTGGAAAACTGTTTACAACAGATGCACAATTACAAcaacacatgtttacccacactgaggagagaccttataaatgtgacctgtgtgagaagagtTTTAAAGCTCCACATCAcctgaaaaaacaccaacagatccacaccagaaagtaa
- the LOC135932091 gene encoding zinc finger protein 99-like isoform X1, which produces MLVCSKHFHKGAEQSVGAPEEQFQSFGLSSATTEETMSSTQKDQHGGRSQRSQEADKPHRRKGEKTYSCDECGKCFTRAENLKTHQVIHSGVKAYSCEFCGKSFIQAGDLKRHQVIHSGVKAYSCELCGKSFTLAQSLKKHQLIHSGVKSYSCDLCGKSFTLAQSLKKHQLIHGGVKPYSCELCGKSFAEAGHLKKHQLIHSGVKLYSCDLCGKSFVQAGNLKTHRIMHSGFKAYNCDLCGKSFTQAGNLLKHQLIHSGVKPYSCEFCGKSFVQAGNLKSHQLIHSGVKAYSCDLCGKWFTRAENLKRHQLIHSGFKPYSCDLCGKCFTQAEGLKKHQLIHSEVKPYSCDLCEKSFARAEGLKKHQLIHSEVKPYSCDLCGKSFTQAGSLKTHQLIHSEVKPYSCELCGKSFVRAEGLKTHQLIHSGVKPYSCDLCGKSFTRAGDLKKHQLIHSGFKPYSCDLCGKSFAWGGDLKKHQLIHSGFKPYSCDLCGKSFTRAGHLKIHQLIHSGVKSYSCDLCGKAFAQSRNLQKHLVTHSGIKAYSCDICCKTFSGKRYRNIHLRIHTGNDVSYCDRCGKLLATLRRDLINVTCVRRLLNLHIT; this is translated from the exons atgttagtctgctccaagcatttccacaaag GAGCAGAACAGTCTGTTGGAGCACCAGAGGAACAATTTCAGTcatttggactcagctcagccactacagaggaaacaatgtcttcaacacaaaag gaccaacatggagggagaagtcagcgctctcaggaggctgacaaacctcacagaagaaagggagagaaaacgtacagctgtgatgagtgtggaaaGTGTTTTACCCGGGcagaaaacttaaaaacacaccaagtcatccacagtggagttaaagcgtacagctgtgagttctgtggaaagtcttttatccaggctggagacttaaaaagacaccaagtcatccacagtggagttaaagcgtacagctgtgagttgtgtggaaagtcttttacccttgCTCAAAGCTTAAAAAagcaccaactcatccacagcgGAGTTAAatcttacagctgtgacttgtgtggaaagtcttttacccttgCTCAAAGCTTAAAAAAGCACCAACTCATCCACGGTGGAGTTAAACcgtacagctgtgagttgtgtggaaagtcttttgccGAGGCTGGACACTTAAagaaacaccaactcatccacagtggagttaaactttacagctgtgacttgtgtgggaAATCTTTTGTGCAGGCgggaaacttaaaaacacacagaatcatgcacagtggatttaaagcatacaactgtgacttgtgtggaaagtcttttacccaggctggaaacTTATTAAAACACCAACttatccacagtggagttaaaccttacagctgtgagttcTGTGGAAAATCTTTTGTGCAGGCTGGAAACTTAAAatcacaccaactcatccacagtggagttaaagcgtacagctgtgacttgtgtggaaagtggTTTACCCGGGCAGAAAAcctaaaaagacaccaactcatccacagtggatttaaaccttacagttgtgacttgtgtggaaagtgtTTTACCCAGGCTGaaggcttaaaaaaacaccaactcatccacagtgaagttaaaccttacagctgtgacttgtgtgaaAAGTCTTTTGCCCGGGCTGaaggcttaaaaaaacaccaactcatccacagtgaagttaaaccttacagctgtgacttgtgtggaaagtcttttacccaggctggaagcttaaaaacacaccaactcatccacagtgaagttaaaccttacagctgtgagttgtgtggaaagtcttttgttCGGGCTGaaggcttaaaaacacaccaactcatccacagtggagttaaaccttacagctgtgacttgtgtggaaagtcttttacccgggctggagacttaaaaaaacaccaactcatccacagtggatttaaaccttacagctgtgacttgtgtggaaagtcttttgccTGGGGTGGAGACCTCAAAAagcaccaactcatccacagtggatttaaaccttacagctgtgatttGTGTGGAAAGTCATTTACCCGGGCTGGACACTTAAAAatacaccaactcatccacagtggagttaaatcttacagctgtgacttgtgtggtaAAGCTTTTGCTCAAAGTCGAAACTTACAGaagcatctagttacccactctggaattaaggcgtacagctgcGACATTTGTTGTAAAACTTTCAGTGGAAAAAGGTACCGTAATATTCACCTACGGATTCACACTGGAAATGATGTTTCCTACTGTGATCGGTGTGGAAAACTGTtagccacactgaggagagaccttataaatgtgacctgtgtgagaagacttttaaatctccacattACCTGA
- the LOC135932091 gene encoding zinc finger protein 99-like isoform X2, protein MSSTQKDQHGGRSQRSQEADKPHRRKGEKTYSCDECGKCFTRAENLKTHQVIHSGVKAYSCEFCGKSFIQAGDLKRHQVIHSGVKAYSCELCGKSFTLAQSLKKHQLIHSGVKSYSCDLCGKSFTLAQSLKKHQLIHGGVKPYSCELCGKSFAEAGHLKKHQLIHSGVKLYSCDLCGKSFVQAGNLKTHRIMHSGFKAYNCDLCGKSFTQAGNLLKHQLIHSGVKPYSCEFCGKSFVQAGNLKSHQLIHSGVKAYSCDLCGKWFTRAENLKRHQLIHSGFKPYSCDLCGKCFTQAEGLKKHQLIHSEVKPYSCDLCEKSFARAEGLKKHQLIHSEVKPYSCDLCGKSFTQAGSLKTHQLIHSEVKPYSCELCGKSFVRAEGLKTHQLIHSGVKPYSCDLCGKSFTRAGDLKKHQLIHSGFKPYSCDLCGKSFAWGGDLKKHQLIHSGFKPYSCDLCGKSFTRAGHLKIHQLIHSGVKSYSCDLCGKAFAQSRNLQKHLVTHSGIKAYSCDICCKTFSGKRYRNIHLRIHTGNDVSYCDRCGKLLATLRRDLINVTCVRRLLNLHIT, encoded by the exons atgtcttcaacacaaaag gaccaacatggagggagaagtcagcgctctcaggaggctgacaaacctcacagaagaaagggagagaaaacgtacagctgtgatgagtgtggaaaGTGTTTTACCCGGGcagaaaacttaaaaacacaccaagtcatccacagtggagttaaagcgtacagctgtgagttctgtggaaagtcttttatccaggctggagacttaaaaagacaccaagtcatccacagtggagttaaagcgtacagctgtgagttgtgtggaaagtcttttacccttgCTCAAAGCTTAAAAAagcaccaactcatccacagcgGAGTTAAatcttacagctgtgacttgtgtggaaagtcttttacccttgCTCAAAGCTTAAAAAAGCACCAACTCATCCACGGTGGAGTTAAACcgtacagctgtgagttgtgtggaaagtcttttgccGAGGCTGGACACTTAAagaaacaccaactcatccacagtggagttaaactttacagctgtgacttgtgtgggaAATCTTTTGTGCAGGCgggaaacttaaaaacacacagaatcatgcacagtggatttaaagcatacaactgtgacttgtgtggaaagtcttttacccaggctggaaacTTATTAAAACACCAACttatccacagtggagttaaaccttacagctgtgagttcTGTGGAAAATCTTTTGTGCAGGCTGGAAACTTAAAatcacaccaactcatccacagtggagttaaagcgtacagctgtgacttgtgtggaaagtggTTTACCCGGGCAGAAAAcctaaaaagacaccaactcatccacagtggatttaaaccttacagttgtgacttgtgtggaaagtgtTTTACCCAGGCTGaaggcttaaaaaaacaccaactcatccacagtgaagttaaaccttacagctgtgacttgtgtgaaAAGTCTTTTGCCCGGGCTGaaggcttaaaaaaacaccaactcatccacagtgaagttaaaccttacagctgtgacttgtgtggaaagtcttttacccaggctggaagcttaaaaacacaccaactcatccacagtgaagttaaaccttacagctgtgagttgtgtggaaagtcttttgttCGGGCTGaaggcttaaaaacacaccaactcatccacagtggagttaaaccttacagctgtgacttgtgtggaaagtcttttacccgggctggagacttaaaaaaacaccaactcatccacagtggatttaaaccttacagctgtgacttgtgtggaaagtcttttgccTGGGGTGGAGACCTCAAAAagcaccaactcatccacagtggatttaaaccttacagctgtgatttGTGTGGAAAGTCATTTACCCGGGCTGGACACTTAAAAatacaccaactcatccacagtggagttaaatcttacagctgtgacttgtgtggtaAAGCTTTTGCTCAAAGTCGAAACTTACAGaagcatctagttacccactctggaattaaggcgtacagctgcGACATTTGTTGTAAAACTTTCAGTGGAAAAAGGTACCGTAATATTCACCTACGGATTCACACTGGAAATGATGTTTCCTACTGTGATCGGTGTGGAAAACTGTtagccacactgaggagagaccttataaatgtgacctgtgtgagaagacttttaaatctccacattACCTGA